The genomic window AAAGCCCTCCTCGGCGGCCATCGCCTGCGCCGACGTGAACCAGTCCTCACCCTCGATCTCGGCCCAGTCGTCGGCGTCCTCGATGGCTCCGGCCATCTCCTCGTACGCGCCCTCCGGCACATCCAGCCCGAACTGCTCGGCGGTGTGGACGTTCGCCAGCGCGAACAGGCGCTGGTACAGATCGTCCTCGCGGATCTCCGCGTACAGCTCCTCCATGTCCTTGATATCATCGAGCGTTGTATTCTCGATATCCAATAGATCCTGCATCAGCTCCATGACGTGTTCGAGGGTTTGCTGGCGCACGCGGGCCAGCGCCTGGGTGAGGGTGAGCTGGCCGCCCTCCGATTCGGTGTCGTCGGCCAGCACCTCGGTGACGTCCGAGCCGACCAGCGAGTTGCCCGCCTTGAGGTGGTGATCGAGGAAGGCCAGCGGCTGGTCCTCGGCGAGCGTTTCGAGCCACATCGAGAGCTTGGCCAGCTCGACCGCCATGCCGTTGATGTCGACGCCGTAGATGCACTCCTTGGCGATATCGCGGCGGATCTCCTGCTCGTCGTAGCTCTGGATCTCCTGCTCGCGGACCACGTGCATCACCTGCTCGGTGAGATAGCCCGTGGCCTTGGTGAGGAAGTGGCCCGACCCCATGGCGGGATCGAGCACCTTGAGATCGAGGACGCGCCGCCAGTACCGGGCAAAGTACTCGCGGTCGCCCGGCTCCAGTCCATCGGCGCGAAGCTCCTCGTCGATTTCCGCAAGCAGGGGGTCGATCGTCTCCTCGACGATGTACGCGACGACGTAATCGGGGGTGTAGTACGCGCCGGTGGCCTTGCGCTCGCCGTCGTCGTTGACCACGTAGAGGCTTCCCCGGTCGACGGTTTCGACGGCATCGGCGACGCTGACCTCGGTGGCGGGTTGCCAGACCTGCCCGCCGTCCGATGCGACCGCGGCCATCTCCGCGTCGGCGATGCGAAACTCGTGTTCGAGCAGGCCCTCGTAGATCGTCCCCAGATGGCGCGTATCGAGGTCGGCGTAGTCCGCCAGCACGAAGGAGCCGTCGTCGGCCTCCGTGGTGCCGAGGCGGTAGATCACCTCCGCGATGTACCGATCCGCGACCTGATTGTCGGCGAGGAACTCGTGGGTCTCCTCGTCGAAGAGGCCGCCGTTGTACGGCGGGATGCCGAGCGACTTCTCGCCGGAGTCCACGAGGCGAAAGAGATCCTGCAGGCGCGACCACATGGTGGTCGAGTGCTCGCTGTAGTCCTCGAAATCGCCGCCCGCGTCGATCTCCTCGTGGATCTCGAATCGCAACTGGTCGAGGCTAAAGTGCTCCTCGTACTCGGCCTCCGAAGCGGGGTCGTCGGGGTGGATCAGCCCACGTGACTCGGCGTAGAGGACGAACATCAGACGATAGAGCAAGACGAGGGACTGCTCTTTGAGTTCCGCGCGGGCGGCCGCGTCGTCGGGGTCAATCCCCAGATCGTTGGTCTCGACGAACCCCTCGCCGAGCACGCGCAGGGCGGTGAAGACGTTGTCCTGTAAGTCCTCGCCGAGTTCCTGTGCGGCCGTCTCGGACTCCGACCAGACGGTATCGAGGAAGGTCGTGCCCGAGACCTCGCGGAAGGCCGCGGGGCGAAAGAAGAGATAGAAGTACTTGAACGCCTCCAGATCGCCGCGTTCGAGCAACTCGGGCAGGTCGACCTCGTAGTACGTTTCGGTGGCGTAGTCTTTGGTGCCGTACAGCCGCCACTTGCGCCCATCCGTCAGGACGCCCCAGCGCAGATCTTCTGGCGTGTGATCCAGATAGTACTTGGTCTGGTGGGAAGCGTCACGATAGGATCGTTGCTCGGCAAAGCGCTCGGTGAAGTCGGCGTTCCACTGCTTGGCTTCGAGCACCGCGCTCGCGAGGTTGTACATCGCCTGACTATCGCCCGATTTCTTCTTCAGGGACGCGCCGCGGCGCGCGTCCGCGGACTCGAACAGCAGGCGGTCGTTGTAGCCACTGCCATCGGGCAACGTGGTTTCCGAAAGCGTCCCGAACCCGAGCACGTCGAGCACTTCGTCGATCCAGCTCCCCAGTAGCTCGTCTTCCTTGTACGAGCTGACGAGGTCGCGTTCGTGCTCCCAGAGCTCCTGTAGCTCCGTAAAGACCGCCTCGGCCTCCTCGTCGCAGTCCCATGCATCCAGATCCTCGACACGCTCGTCCAGATAGTAGCCCGAAAACAGGTTCGAGTTCCGGTACGCCGTTGCCGAGAGCGTCGCCTGACTCATTACCTCGCACAACTGGACGCCCCGAGTATCAATGTGGGGGTCTTGACAGTTGCCCCCTACCCAATTGTCATTCGATATCACGATATGTTACATTGTACACAATGTTACACTTTCTC from Natranaeroarchaeum aerophilus includes these protein-coding regions:
- a CDS encoding Eco57I restriction-modification methylase domain-containing protein codes for the protein MSQATLSATAYRNSNLFSGYYLDERVEDLDAWDCDEEAEAVFTELQELWEHERDLVSSYKEDELLGSWIDEVLDVLGFGTLSETTLPDGSGYNDRLLFESADARRGASLKKKSGDSQAMYNLASAVLEAKQWNADFTERFAEQRSYRDASHQTKYYLDHTPEDLRWGVLTDGRKWRLYGTKDYATETYYEVDLPELLERGDLEAFKYFYLFFRPAAFREVSGTTFLDTVWSESETAAQELGEDLQDNVFTALRVLGEGFVETNDLGIDPDDAAARAELKEQSLVLLYRLMFVLYAESRGLIHPDDPASEAEYEEHFSLDQLRFEIHEEIDAGGDFEDYSEHSTTMWSRLQDLFRLVDSGEKSLGIPPYNGGLFDEETHEFLADNQVADRYIAEVIYRLGTTEADDGSFVLADYADLDTRHLGTIYEGLLEHEFRIADAEMAAVASDGGQVWQPATEVSVADAVETVDRGSLYVVNDDGERKATGAYYTPDYVVAYIVEETIDPLLAEIDEELRADGLEPGDREYFARYWRRVLDLKVLDPAMGSGHFLTKATGYLTEQVMHVVREQEIQSYDEQEIRRDIAKECIYGVDINGMAVELAKLSMWLETLAEDQPLAFLDHHLKAGNSLVGSDVTEVLADDTESEGGQLTLTQALARVRQQTLEHVMELMQDLLDIENTTLDDIKDMEELYAEIREDDLYQRLFALANVHTAEQFGLDVPEGAYEEMAGAIEDADDWAEIEGEDWFTSAQAMAAEEGFFHWELEYPEVFFGAGGEKAEDSGFDAVVGNPPWMDFQKISDLDRQYQRDQFGSAKGKYDLYVVFVERALNLLPKGSGEFGFIIQNRFLSSEYGKGIKKILEKDTNVKSLFDFEDANIFAGTTTYPLILLTTNSEIQEFDYVHMDDATPKEVSEFLGSNKSRNKISVDKLDSGKTWIFPTAEQQGVVDKIENADFVRLSKITEDISTGVKTNFKEAYVFEKPIEQIPVENELLRPVLDGGDIKRYSHPQIDKYILYPYKQIEGGEIKVIELEEYPLASEHLTAYEEELRDRLFYEKTVMEMGKEWFEYPYTSENLLDSKLLFPDISPEPRATFDSTGEILVLNTAYGAVLKNGVEMDEKYVCGLFNSNVLRFMFTMISPKLSGGYYRFQTQYVGQLPIIDPIDSGEIEASQIEQIEQQISKEPASDILSNFDKLGSPTRITHEVIKEQSTKMVHLSEQKSDLNLSLRDHLGTYEDGQTLADVGLTQPPKGAADSILQQTAAERPNLRVGEASVRRESESTVEIRLTARYKPDDEDDHETDQWGYTETHPMAALRITDLTELEADLIEQFVPMAVDEAGGFAGFRETATKTNSLVDRLRSLTLPRVADVEAGLESYIETKARAEELEEKIEKTDELIDEIVYELYGLTDEEIEIVEEAVGE